The following nucleotide sequence is from Achromobacter spanius.
GGCGCGTGCTCCACCTGCAAGGGCAAAGTGGTGTCCGGGGAGTTCGACGCGGGGCAATATCCGGCCCAGATCCTGTCGCCGGAAGAACTGGCCGACGGCTACACGCTGTTTTGCCAGGCGCGTCCGGAATCGGACATGGTGGTTGAGTCCACCGAAGTCCGCCTGGCCAGCGACATCCAGATCCGCAAGCTGCCATCGCGCGTGCAGACGCTGGAGCGCGTGGCTCCGGACGTTACGGTGATCAAGCTGCAACTGCCGGCTTCCGAACAGTTCCGTTATTACGCGGGGCAGTACATCGAGGTCATTCTCAAGGATGGCCGCCGCCGCAGCTATTCCATGGCCGGCGCGCCGCATACCGGCAGCCCGCTGGAACTGCATATCCGGCACATGCCGGGTGGCTTGTTCACCGACCACGTGTTCGGCGCCGGCGAAACGCAGATGAAAGAACGCGAGATCCTGCGGCTGGAAGGGCCGTTCGGCTCTTTCTTCCTGCGCGAAGACAGCAACAAACCTATCGTGTTGCTGGCCAGCGGCACGGGTTTCGCGCCGGTGAAGGCCATCGTCGAACACATGATCCACAAGAACATCAGTCGTCCGGTCACGCTGTATTGGGGCGGCCGTCGCCCGCAAGACCTGTACATGGACGCGCTGGCGCAGTCCTGGTCCGGCTTGTTGCCGAACTTCAGCTATGTGCCGGTCGTGTCCAACGCCGTGCCGGAAGACGGCTGGACCGGTCGCACCGGCTTTGTCCACGAAGCCGTCATGCACGACATCGCTGACTTGTCCGGCCATCAGGTCTATGCCTGCGGCACGCCGTTGATGGTGGATGCCGCCCGCCGCGAATTCAGCGTGCAGAATGGCCTGCCGCCGGAAGAGTTCTACGCGGATGCATTCACGTCCGAGGCCGACCTGGCGAAAGCCGCGTCGTAACCAGACGGCACGAGCCACGGGGGGCGAATTCACAGGCTGAAAAGCTTGGTGACTTCCGCCCCTTTTTTATACGTAGGCGTAGGCAAATCGGCAGGGTAAACTGCCTTGGCAGCGGCTTGCCAAGG
It contains:
- a CDS encoding CDP-6-deoxy-delta-3,4-glucoseen reductase → MSFQVIIQPSKHQFPVEPGQTVLDGALAAGIVLPYSCRNGACSTCKGKVVSGEFDAGQYPAQILSPEELADGYTLFCQARPESDMVVESTEVRLASDIQIRKLPSRVQTLERVAPDVTVIKLQLPASEQFRYYAGQYIEVILKDGRRRSYSMAGAPHTGSPLELHIRHMPGGLFTDHVFGAGETQMKEREILRLEGPFGSFFLREDSNKPIVLLASGTGFAPVKAIVEHMIHKNISRPVTLYWGGRRPQDLYMDALAQSWSGLLPNFSYVPVVSNAVPEDGWTGRTGFVHEAVMHDIADLSGHQVYACGTPLMVDAARREFSVQNGLPPEEFYADAFTSEADLAKAAS